Within Lolium rigidum isolate FL_2022 chromosome 5, APGP_CSIRO_Lrig_0.1, whole genome shotgun sequence, the genomic segment AAAACTTCTGCTGCCCATTCATGGAAAAGCTGACAAAGTTATATCCCACAATTTTTGTATGACTTAAATAGTAGAAGTGAACTTAAAAATTGTGAAAATTATAACAAAATATTTACCCAAAGCTGAATCGTTTCAACATTACTGGACAAAACCAACAATAGAAACACTGAACGAACAAGACAAGTTTATTTGTGCTGGCACATGATCAGCTTCTTTTGTTGACAATCATGTTCTCATGCTTTTCGCTACATATGATCCCAAGCTTCAGGTTAAAAATCAATTCAAGTGGGAATTAGGCTCATAGACTACAAAGCAGGAGCTATGGTATCTAACAAATTGCAGGAATTATAAAAAAGGTTATCGGATCGAAACCTAAACTATTTCATCATTGTTAATAGACAAAACCAACAATAGAAGCACTGAATGACCAAGAATATAACTAAGTTAACGTGTCAGCACATGTTCTACTTCTATTGCTGACAATCATGTTCTCCTATTTTGGCAACGTATGATATCATCAGTGCCTCCATCAGAGGTGAATAATCAACTTTCAAAATAAGCAAGACACGCGAGCCTGTCTTTGTATTGTATTAACATGCATATTAGAGGCTCATAGATTTAGAAAGCAGGAGCCTATGGTATCTATCGCATAGCCATATGCATAAATCTAATAGCTAGTCCATACAACAGAAATCTTAAAAACAAACCAAGAGAATATGCATTACCTGCTAATTGAGTAACAAATCAAAAAGATATACATAAAGCAAAAAAGAAAATGCAAATCACCTATTCAAACACATCTTAGAGATCTGGCGTGTTCACATTTTCAGATTCATCATCTTGTTTGTCATCAGGCGCGTCAACTTCAGTGTCTATAAAGGAAAAAAAATCCATAAAAGTTCAAGGAGAAGCTTCATCAacaataaagaaaactaaatgtGCAAATACAAAAAGTTTAATTATGCTTTCAACGAAAGGTAAAGTAGATGGGATTGTGTATTGTTATTGGAAATAATATAAGTGATGAAAGAGCATTATATCTGCAGAGGATGCTTAGCTTAGCATGGTAAAGTATCTAAGAATAGGTAAAACTGCTAGATCTTTGTCACAACCTTCTTGAACTCGTTGACCCTGGCGATGATTATTCTGTTCACACGTGCCTTTGCTATATAAGGGGCCTTGTCCTGCAACACAGATCCAACCATGTATGTATCAACAACAAATCAGCATGGCAAAAAGTTACAGAAGATTAGACGCTGGCTTACCGAATCATTAAAGAATTTCCAGTTTTTATCGGCTTCCTTACGAATCTGAAAGTTTTCCACGAGAAAAGAATTATCAGTTCATCCACAAAACAATGGAAACAAATCATTATGCATGTTCATAGAAGTAAGGAGGCATTGAAGAATCGAACTGACGGCATCTACAGACGGCCTGTCATAGACGCCAGGGTAGTTGTTCATCCAGAAGGCGTTCCTAGCCAACCAAATCATGGTCAAATAAATCAGCACCGTCCAGAAAAGCAAAAAACTGAACAACAATCTGAAAAACCGTGGAGGGTCTCATCTCACTGGTAGGAGTACAGGGCGAGCACTTCAAGCTCTGGAATTTCCTCTGCAACGCTCATCACCGCGAACCCGCGTGTAACATCGGAAACGGCATGGGTCTTGGGCTTCTCCGTTCCATTGCTCTTCACGGCCAACCTGCGTGGAACATCGAAAACGTCATCGATTGACGCACCAAAATTAACCTCCATATATGTTGCATCACACAAACAAATCGACTGGATTCTTACTTGCCCTTGGCCTTCTTCCCCTTCCTCGATTGGATTGCATCGCTCTTCGCTGCCGACCTGCATAGGAATCCAAGGTTATGGATCGACGGCTCGACGCACCAAAACTAGCAATGTCTCTTGCATCAGAGAAACAAGATTCGGTTTGGATTCTTACTTGCTGTGGGCCTCGTCCGTGGCGGCGGCTACCATCGAT encodes:
- the LOC124654875 gene encoding DNA-binding protein MNB1B-like gives rise to the protein MKTCKQTASMVAAATDEAHSKSAAKSDAIQSRKGKKAKGKLAVKSNGTEKPKTHAVSDVTRGFAVMSVAEEIPELEVLALYSYQNAFWMNNYPGVYDRPSVDAIRKEADKNWKFFNDSDKAPYIAKARVNRIIIARVNEFKKTLKLTRLMTNKMMNLKM